One genomic window of uncultured Erythrobacter sp. includes the following:
- a CDS encoding energy transducer TonB, translating to MGESAAIRREDTAGLAVAVVLHVAVVALLLLQPAREDVFSEPERMTVNLATEVGLEATAPDPVPDSRAAIAPTLGEEVAPDAETQPSEIVPDATPETPPPPTPRTTTTTPRAQPTTTPRQNRRTPPTPRATPSPRPTNRGGSRIGENFLPGQGGSTRTDETRIPASQIGASAKASIIQDIGRQLRPHWQGKAPSGADAEKLVTILAFKLNKDGSLKGRPRVVRQSGVTPSNEAQKARHAEIAIRAVQLAAPFDLPDEYYEAWKNISAWRFDRRL from the coding sequence ATGGGAGAAAGCGCCGCAATCAGACGTGAAGACACAGCCGGCCTCGCGGTCGCGGTGGTTCTGCACGTGGCGGTGGTCGCGCTCTTGCTGCTTCAACCGGCGCGCGAGGACGTGTTTTCCGAGCCCGAGCGCATGACGGTGAATCTCGCAACTGAGGTCGGCCTGGAGGCCACAGCTCCTGACCCTGTGCCTGATAGCCGAGCGGCCATCGCTCCCACATTGGGCGAAGAGGTTGCACCCGATGCAGAGACACAACCGAGCGAAATCGTACCCGACGCCACTCCCGAAACTCCTCCGCCCCCGACGCCGCGAACCACGACAACAACTCCGCGGGCGCAGCCAACCACTACGCCGCGCCAGAACAGACGCACGCCGCCGACGCCTCGTGCAACGCCGTCACCGCGCCCGACGAACCGAGGCGGGAGCCGGATTGGCGAAAACTTCCTGCCGGGTCAGGGTGGTTCTACGCGTACGGACGAGACGCGAATTCCAGCCTCACAGATCGGCGCAAGTGCGAAGGCCTCAATAATTCAGGATATCGGGCGTCAGTTGCGGCCGCATTGGCAAGGCAAAGCGCCATCTGGAGCCGACGCGGAGAAATTGGTGACGATCCTGGCTTTCAAGCTTAACAAGGATGGATCATTGAAAGGGCGACCCCGCGTTGTGAGGCAGTCCGGTGTCACACCGTCAAATGAGGCACAAAAGGCTCGGCATGCCGAAATAGCAATTCGTGCAGTACAACTCGCCGCGCCATTTGATTTGCCTGATGAGTATTATGAAGCTTGGAAGAATATTTCAGCGTGGCGTTTCGATAGAAGGCTTTGA
- a CDS encoding YbgC/FadM family acyl-CoA thioesterase translates to MVNPNPPGGVFDGSRHLYAVRVYYEDTDLSGITYHANYLRWFERARSDLLRMLDIDQRAAIEAGEGAYAVTEINIKYLIPAKLDDDIVIETTCYELAAASVRMEQVSRRGDEVLATAQVRAAFLTPEGRPRRQPAEWRASFQEFMNQGNN, encoded by the coding sequence ATGGTTAACCCGAACCCTCCCGGCGGCGTATTCGACGGCTCGCGGCACTTGTATGCCGTCCGGGTCTATTACGAGGATACCGACCTGTCGGGAATCACATACCACGCCAACTACCTGCGCTGGTTTGAGCGGGCCCGCTCTGACCTTTTGCGGATGCTCGACATTGATCAGCGCGCTGCGATCGAAGCAGGCGAGGGTGCCTATGCTGTGACCGAGATCAACATCAAATATCTGATCCCGGCGAAGCTGGACGACGACATCGTGATCGAGACCACTTGCTACGAGCTTGCGGCGGCAAGCGTGCGGATGGAGCAGGTTTCGCGTCGGGGGGATGAAGTACTGGCCACTGCGCAGGTTCGCGCCGCGTTTCTGACGCCCGAAGGTCGCCCGCGCCGCCAACCGGCCGAATGGCGTGCCTCATTCCAGGAATTCATGAATCAGGGGAACAACTGA
- the hisB gene encoding imidazoleglycerol-phosphate dehydratase HisB, giving the protein MLNAPEFAPRTGTIERKTAETEIAIAVNLDGTGAYDVSTGIGFLDHMVEQFSKHSLIDVSMKVRGDLHVDQHHTTEDSAIALGQALSEALGDKAGIGRYGSAYSPMDETLSRVALDISGRPFFVWKAGFTQERLGEWDTELIEHWFHSVAQTAGLTLHCELLYGTNNHHICESLYKGFARAMRIAVERDPRKGGAIPSTKGQLGG; this is encoded by the coding sequence ATGCTGAACGCCCCTGAATTTGCCCCGCGCACCGGCACAATCGAGCGCAAAACCGCCGAGACCGAGATAGCCATTGCGGTCAATCTTGATGGCACCGGCGCGTATGACGTTTCGACCGGGATCGGGTTTCTCGATCACATGGTTGAACAGTTTTCGAAGCATTCGCTGATCGATGTGAGCATGAAAGTGCGCGGCGACCTGCATGTCGATCAGCATCACACGACCGAAGATTCGGCAATTGCGCTGGGGCAGGCACTGTCCGAAGCGCTCGGCGACAAGGCTGGGATCGGGCGCTATGGCAGCGCCTATTCACCGATGGACGAGACATTGTCGCGCGTCGCGCTCGATATCTCTGGTCGCCCCTTCTTCGTTTGGAAAGCGGGTTTCACACAGGAGCGGCTGGGCGAATGGGACACCGAGCTGATCGAGCACTGGTTCCATTCTGTCGCACAAACGGCTGGTCTGACGCTGCATTGCGAGCTGCTCTACGGCACCAACAACCACCACATTTGCGAGAGCCTCTACAAAGGCTTCGCCCGCGCGATGCGGATCGCGGTTGAGCGCGACCCAAGAAAAGGCGGGGCGATCCCGAGCACTAAAGGGCAGTTGGGTGGTTAG
- the hisH gene encoding imidazole glycerol phosphate synthase subunit HisH: MTEITALVDYGAGNLHSVHNALKAVGANVTVTAEPNVVRAADRIVLPGVGSFKACAEGLKAIPHMVDAMTERVHVGGAPFLGICVGMQLLADRGLEHGSTPGLGWIPGEIRLIDPTDPAIKVPHMGWNDVAMLPHAKNHAVIDEGEAYFLHSYHFTAENPSDIAAMTDHGEGLVAAVARDNVLGVQFHPEKSQAFGLATLSRFLEWQP; this comes from the coding sequence GTGACGGAAATCACTGCTTTGGTCGATTACGGCGCGGGCAATCTGCATTCGGTTCACAACGCGCTCAAGGCTGTCGGGGCGAATGTCACCGTTACTGCTGAACCCAACGTTGTGCGCGCGGCCGACCGGATCGTGCTGCCGGGTGTTGGCTCGTTCAAGGCGTGCGCAGAGGGGCTCAAGGCCATCCCGCATATGGTCGATGCGATGACCGAGCGCGTCCATGTCGGCGGCGCGCCGTTTCTTGGCATTTGTGTCGGCATGCAATTGCTTGCTGACCGAGGCCTGGAGCACGGCAGCACGCCCGGCCTTGGCTGGATACCGGGCGAAATCCGGCTGATCGATCCGACCGATCCGGCGATCAAGGTCCCGCATATGGGCTGGAACGATGTGGCAATGCTGCCGCATGCAAAGAACCACGCGGTGATCGACGAAGGCGAGGCATATTTCCTCCACTCGTACCACTTCACCGCTGAGAACCCGTCCGACATTGCAGCGATGACCGATCACGGCGAAGGTCTGGTCGCAGCGGTCGCCCGCGACAATGTGCTGGGTGTTCAGTTTCACCCTGAGAAGAGTCAGGCTTTTGGTCTGGCTACCCTGTCCCGTTTTCTGGAGTGGCAGCCATGA
- the hisF gene encoding imidazole glycerol phosphate synthase subunit HisF yields MTVRIRVIPCLDVADGRVVKGVNFVDLKDAGDPVEQARAYDEAGADELCFLDISATHEGRGTLLDIVKRTAEVCFMPVTVGGGVASVEDARALLLAGADKVAVNSAAVKRPEVVRDIAEKFGSQCIVASIDARRITPPPAHPEPVEGGASVSARTSTSLARAEAFDGRWQIFTHGGREPTGIDAVEHAVRLAELGAGELLVTSMDGDGTKAGYDLELTRTIADAVSIPVVASGGVGNLDHLVEGVTKGHASAVLAASIFHFGEYSIHDAHEALRAAGLPARGD; encoded by the coding sequence ATGACCGTCCGCATCCGCGTCATTCCCTGCCTCGACGTCGCCGATGGGCGCGTGGTTAAGGGCGTCAACTTCGTCGATCTGAAAGACGCAGGCGACCCGGTCGAGCAGGCGCGCGCTTATGATGAAGCGGGCGCGGATGAGCTGTGCTTCCTCGACATCTCCGCAACACACGAGGGGCGCGGGACATTGCTCGATATCGTGAAGCGGACGGCAGAGGTGTGTTTCATGCCTGTCACCGTTGGCGGCGGGGTCGCGTCGGTCGAAGACGCGCGGGCATTGCTGCTCGCAGGGGCCGACAAGGTCGCGGTAAATTCAGCGGCGGTGAAGCGCCCCGAAGTCGTGCGTGATATTGCCGAGAAGTTCGGCAGCCAGTGCATTGTCGCGAGCATCGATGCCAGAAGGATTACTCCTCCTCCCGCTCACCCTGAGCCTGTCGAAGGGGGAGCGTCGGTCTCCGCCCGCACTTCGACAAGCTTAGCACGAGCGGAGGCTTTTGACGGGCGGTGGCAGATTTTCACCCATGGCGGTCGCGAACCCACTGGAATCGACGCGGTCGAGCATGCGGTTAGACTCGCCGAATTGGGCGCGGGCGAATTGCTGGTCACCAGCATGGACGGTGACGGGACGAAGGCCGGCTATGACCTGGAGCTAACCCGGACCATCGCTGATGCGGTGAGTATTCCGGTGGTTGCCAGCGGCGGCGTTGGCAACCTTGATCACCTGGTTGAGGGTGTGACAAAGGGTCATGCCAGTGCGGTGCTCGCCGCTTCGATCTTCCACTTCGGCGAGTACTCGATCCACGATGCCCACGAAGCGCTGCGAGCGGCTGGCTTGCCAGCGCGCGGCGATTGA
- a CDS encoding histidine triad nucleotide-binding protein: MPIDPTLPYDDDNIFAKILRGEIPSNKVYEDEWAFAFEDINPQAEVHTLVIPKGKYVSWDDFSAKASDAEIGGFIRAVGEVARAKGLVEPGYRLMANIGAHGGQEVPHLHVHIFGGQPLGPMIWKR; this comes from the coding sequence ATGCCGATCGATCCGACGTTGCCGTACGATGACGACAACATCTTCGCCAAGATCCTGCGCGGGGAAATCCCCTCGAACAAAGTCTATGAGGACGAATGGGCGTTCGCGTTCGAGGACATCAATCCGCAGGCCGAGGTGCACACCTTGGTGATCCCGAAGGGCAAATATGTCAGCTGGGACGACTTTTCCGCAAAGGCCAGTGACGCCGAAATCGGCGGCTTTATCCGCGCGGTAGGCGAAGTGGCGCGGGCGAAGGGGCTGGTCGAGCCAGGGTATCGCCTGATGGCCAATATCGGCGCGCATGGCGGTCAGGAAGTCCCGCATTTGCACGTGCATATCTTCGGTGGGCAGCCACTCGGCCCGATGATCTGGAAGCGATGA
- the tolQ gene encoding protein TolQ, producing the protein MPFELLTAAASTRLDPLELFLDADIVVQAVMAGLILASLWVWTIIVAFSLRIGGLEKRSRTYEADFWETNERDAMLTKQLRREVPSARVASAGLDEWKRSKAGPSIDRGAARDRINAAMESQVAHEADELSDRLGFLATTGSVAPFVGLFGTVWGIMNSFFQIGAQESSSLAVVAPGISEALFATAIGLFAAIPAVIAYNRFSGRVNRYEAKLQRFADKVHAGLSRDLDKA; encoded by the coding sequence ATGCCTTTTGAATTGCTTACCGCTGCTGCGTCCACCCGGCTCGATCCGCTTGAGCTGTTTCTCGATGCCGACATTGTCGTGCAGGCGGTTATGGCCGGCCTGATCCTTGCCAGCCTTTGGGTGTGGACCATCATCGTCGCCTTTAGCCTGCGGATCGGCGGGCTGGAGAAGCGCTCGCGCACCTACGAAGCCGACTTTTGGGAAACCAATGAGCGCGACGCTATGCTGACCAAGCAGCTGCGCCGCGAAGTTCCTTCAGCGCGGGTCGCAAGCGCCGGGCTGGATGAGTGGAAGCGCTCCAAGGCGGGGCCATCGATCGATCGGGGCGCTGCGCGAGACCGGATCAACGCTGCAATGGAAAGTCAGGTCGCGCATGAAGCCGACGAGCTTTCGGACAGGCTGGGCTTTCTCGCCACCACTGGATCGGTCGCGCCGTTTGTGGGCCTGTTCGGCACGGTGTGGGGCATCATGAACAGCTTCTTCCAGATCGGCGCGCAGGAAAGCTCTTCGCTTGCGGTGGTCGCTCCGGGCATTTCCGAGGCACTGTTCGCGACGGCAATTGGCCTGTTTGCCGCCATTCCAGCTGTCATCGCCTACAACCGCTTTTCGGGCCGGGTGAACCGCTATGAGGCGAAGCTGCAGCGCTTTGCAGACAAAGTTCATGCCGGTCTCAGCCGCGATCTGGACAAAGCCTGA
- a CDS encoding biopolymer transporter ExbD produces the protein MAEINVTPFVDVMLVLLIIFMVTAPLLAVGVPVELPDSRANPVEQTPEQITISVDDEGVIYVENEAVPVGGFPAALAAIDRGANGQLPIIVFRGDRAVDYGRTMAVLGELNRAGFTSISLVTSDSGTAP, from the coding sequence ATGGCGGAGATCAACGTCACGCCGTTCGTCGATGTGATGCTGGTGCTGCTGATCATATTTATGGTCACCGCGCCTTTGCTCGCAGTCGGTGTGCCGGTCGAACTGCCGGACAGCCGCGCGAACCCGGTTGAGCAGACGCCAGAACAGATCACCATTTCTGTCGATGACGAGGGTGTGATCTACGTAGAGAACGAAGCGGTGCCGGTCGGTGGTTTCCCGGCGGCACTGGCAGCGATCGATCGCGGTGCAAACGGGCAGCTTCCGATCATTGTGTTCCGAGGCGACCGCGCGGTCGATTACGGCAGGACGATGGCGGTTCTCGGTGAGTTGAACCGAGCGGGCTTCACATCGATCTCGCTGGTCACCTCAGATTCAGGCACGGCCCCATAG
- a CDS encoding phosphoribosyl-ATP diphosphatase, with protein MSTLERLELTIAARRAASPDESYVAKLNAKGLPKMAQKLGEEATEAVIAAVSGSNEELVGESADLLFHLLVLLNAKGLSLDHVLAELDRREGLSGLDEKASRSE; from the coding sequence ATGAGTACACTTGAACGCCTCGAACTGACAATCGCAGCGCGCCGCGCAGCCTCACCCGATGAAAGCTACGTCGCCAAGCTCAATGCCAAGGGCCTGCCGAAAATGGCGCAGAAGCTGGGCGAAGAAGCGACAGAAGCAGTCATTGCAGCGGTTTCCGGCAGCAATGAAGAGCTGGTGGGTGAGAGCGCCGACCTGCTGTTTCATCTGCTGGTGTTGCTGAATGCCAAAGGCTTGTCGCTGGACCATGTACTGGCGGAACTGGACCGGCGCGAGGGTCTGTCGGGTCTCGATGAAAAAGCAAGCAGGAGCGAGTAG
- the hisA gene encoding 1-(5-phosphoribosyl)-5-[(5-phosphoribosylamino)methylideneamino]imidazole-4-carboxamide isomerase: MIVFPAIDLKGGEVVRLAEGDMDRATIYGDDPAAQAMMFAEAGAEYLHVVDLDGSFAGEGRNVDAVKGIVERFPGHVQLGGGIRDAKAVEGWFNLGVSRVVMGSAALKDPEFVKEMAREWEGGIVVAVDAKDGMVATEGWAEVSDVPVVDLARRFEDAGVASLLFTDIGRDGLLKGVNIDATVELARQVDLPVIASGGVKGIDDIHVLSLHANEGIEGVITGRALYEGKLDLAAAIAIGGKD; the protein is encoded by the coding sequence ATGATCGTCTTCCCTGCAATCGACCTGAAAGGCGGCGAAGTCGTGCGGTTGGCCGAGGGCGATATGGACCGCGCCACCATCTATGGCGACGACCCGGCGGCGCAGGCGATGATGTTTGCCGAGGCAGGCGCGGAGTACCTGCATGTGGTCGATCTCGATGGCAGCTTTGCTGGCGAGGGCCGCAATGTCGATGCGGTGAAGGGTATCGTGGAACGCTTTCCCGGCCATGTGCAACTGGGCGGCGGCATCCGAGACGCGAAGGCCGTCGAGGGCTGGTTCAACCTGGGCGTGTCGCGCGTCGTGATGGGTTCGGCAGCGCTCAAGGACCCCGAGTTCGTGAAGGAAATGGCCCGCGAATGGGAAGGCGGCATCGTCGTCGCGGTCGATGCCAAGGACGGCATGGTCGCGACCGAAGGCTGGGCCGAGGTCTCTGACGTGCCCGTAGTCGATCTCGCCCGCCGGTTCGAGGATGCCGGAGTGGCCTCGCTTTTGTTCACCGACATTGGCCGCGACGGGCTGCTCAAGGGCGTGAATATCGATGCGACGGTTGAGCTCGCGCGGCAGGTCGATCTCCCTGTGATCGCTAGCGGAGGGGTGAAGGGGATCGATGACATCCACGTTCTTTCGCTTCATGCGAATGAAGGCATCGAAGGGGTGATTACCGGGCGGGCGCTGTATGAGGGCAAGCTCGATTTGGCTGCGGCGATTGCTATCGGTGGAAAGGACTAA